The following proteins come from a genomic window of Micromonospora zamorensis:
- the hemW gene encoding radical SAM family heme chaperone HemW has protein sequence MPGVLPDGETVPVDGSLPATATTAVGARGFGVYVHVPFCASRCGYCDFNTYTASELGGGASREGYADTVLAELALAARVLGDSPPPRVDTVFVGGGTPTLLPADDLARILDGIDRTWGLAADAEVTTEANPESVTPESLKLLRAAGYTRISLGMQSASPGVLAILDRKHSAGRATAAALEARDAGFEHVNLDLIYGTPGERTEDFAASLEQVVAAGVDHVSAYALIVEDGTRLAARMRRGELAYPSDDVAADRYLAAEAALDAAGLSWYEVSNWARTDDARCRHNLLYWTGADWWGLGPGAHSHVGGVRWWNVKHPTAYAQRLAAGASPGLAREVLTGDEAHMEDVMLRLRLASGLPLAVLDATGRAGAERALADGLLAADEYAAGRAVLTLRGRLLADAVVRDLLP, from the coding sequence ATGCCCGGCGTCCTTCCAGATGGTGAGACCGTCCCCGTCGACGGATCGCTGCCCGCCACCGCCACCACGGCGGTCGGCGCGCGCGGCTTCGGCGTGTACGTCCACGTGCCGTTCTGCGCCAGCCGCTGCGGCTACTGCGACTTCAACACCTACACGGCGTCCGAGTTGGGCGGCGGTGCGAGCCGCGAGGGGTACGCCGACACCGTCCTGGCCGAGCTGGCGCTCGCCGCCCGGGTGCTGGGCGACAGCCCGCCGCCCCGGGTCGACACCGTCTTCGTGGGCGGTGGAACGCCCACCCTGCTCCCCGCCGACGACCTGGCCCGCATCCTCGACGGCATCGACCGCACCTGGGGGCTGGCCGCCGACGCCGAGGTGACCACCGAGGCCAACCCCGAATCGGTCACCCCGGAATCGTTGAAGCTGCTGCGGGCCGCCGGCTACACCCGGATCTCGCTGGGGATGCAGTCCGCCTCCCCGGGAGTGCTGGCGATCCTGGACCGCAAACACAGCGCCGGCCGGGCCACCGCCGCCGCCCTGGAGGCACGCGACGCCGGGTTCGAGCACGTCAACCTGGACCTGATCTACGGCACCCCGGGGGAGCGCACCGAGGACTTCGCCGCCTCGCTGGAGCAGGTCGTCGCCGCCGGGGTGGACCACGTCAGCGCGTACGCCCTGATCGTCGAGGACGGCACCCGGCTCGCCGCCCGGATGCGGCGCGGCGAACTGGCGTACCCCAGTGACGACGTGGCCGCGGACCGCTACCTGGCCGCGGAGGCCGCGCTCGACGCCGCCGGGCTCTCCTGGTACGAGGTCTCCAACTGGGCGCGCACCGACGACGCCCGCTGCCGGCACAACCTGCTCTACTGGACCGGCGCGGACTGGTGGGGGCTGGGGCCGGGGGCGCACAGCCACGTCGGCGGGGTGCGCTGGTGGAACGTCAAACACCCCACGGCGTACGCCCAGAGGTTGGCGGCGGGCGCGTCACCCGGCCTGGCCCGGGAGGTGCTCACCGGCGACGAGGCGCACATGGAGGACGTGATGCTCCGGCTGCGCCTCGCCAGCGGCCTCCCGTTGGCGGTGCTCGACGCCACCGGCCGGGCGGGCGCCGAGCGGGCCCTGGCCGACGGCCTGCTGGCCGCCGACGAGTACGCGGCCGGCCGGGCGGTGCTCACCCTGCGCGGGCGGCTGCTCGCCGACGCGGTCGTGCGTGACCTGCTGCCCTGA
- a CDS encoding enoyl-CoA hydratase-related protein produces MTSPDVLVRVATARGVTTLTLDSPHNRNALSTGLMTQLLAGLGDAVADETVRAIVLDHTGPVFCSGADLKETAAAYASGTVPATMLGDVLAAIWDCPKPVLARVGGPARAGGLGLIAAADLAVCADEATFAFTEVRIGVIPAVISATVLPRLNPRAAAELYLTGDTFDGRRAAEIGLVTASVPADGLDDAVRRYCDSLVRGAPGALAGAKELLRRPGTAELRGDLARLSALSTGYFLSDEGREGIMAFREKRPAAWVPAPDGGAGDHVG; encoded by the coding sequence ATGACCTCTCCCGACGTCCTCGTGCGGGTCGCCACGGCCCGCGGGGTGACCACCCTCACCCTGGACAGCCCGCACAACCGCAACGCGCTCTCCACCGGCCTCATGACCCAGCTGCTGGCGGGGTTGGGCGACGCGGTCGCCGACGAGACGGTTCGAGCGATAGTGCTCGACCACACCGGCCCGGTCTTCTGCTCGGGCGCCGACCTGAAGGAGACGGCCGCGGCGTACGCCAGCGGCACGGTGCCCGCCACGATGCTGGGTGACGTGCTCGCGGCGATCTGGGACTGCCCGAAGCCGGTGCTGGCCCGGGTGGGCGGCCCGGCGCGGGCCGGCGGGCTGGGCCTGATCGCCGCCGCCGACCTGGCGGTCTGCGCCGACGAGGCGACGTTCGCGTTCACCGAGGTGCGGATCGGGGTGATCCCGGCGGTGATCTCGGCGACCGTGCTGCCCCGGCTGAACCCGCGCGCCGCCGCCGAGCTCTACCTGACCGGGGACACCTTCGACGGTCGACGGGCCGCCGAGATCGGCCTGGTCACGGCCTCGGTCCCGGCGGACGGGCTGGACGACGCGGTGCGGCGCTACTGCGACTCGCTGGTGCGCGGAGCGCCGGGCGCCCTGGCCGGGGCGAAGGAGCTGCTGCGCCGGCCGGGCACCGCCGAGCTGCGCGGTGATCTGGCCCGGCTGTCGGCCCTCTCGACCGGCTACTTCCTCTCCGACGAGGGGCGCGAGGGGATCATGGCCTTCCGGGAGAAGCGACCGGCGGCCTGGGTGCCCGCTCCGGACGGTGGTGCCGGTGATCATGTTGGCTAG
- a CDS encoding SDR family NAD(P)-dependent oxidoreductase → MGTLDGKIVLVTGTGGGLGRVAAQIFAREGAKVVGADIQVAGNDETVELVRSAGGEMTGIAPVDLTDPEQVRKFVEDAAATYGGLDVVYNNAAALRFGPMPDFSVEAWRYTITGELDIPYFVSKFAWPHLVRRGGGVIINAASMAGMIAGHVPPMVGHTAANAGVIGLTRQLALEGAPHGIRAVAVSPGPIVSPASERDLGDNQAARDAITGKTLLKRFAQPEEVAELVVFLASDRASYITGANYPVDGGATAW, encoded by the coding sequence ATGGGAACGCTCGACGGCAAGATCGTGCTCGTCACCGGCACCGGCGGCGGCCTGGGGCGCGTCGCCGCGCAGATCTTCGCGCGGGAGGGCGCAAAGGTCGTCGGGGCCGACATCCAGGTCGCCGGAAACGACGAGACGGTCGAACTCGTTCGGAGCGCCGGCGGCGAGATGACCGGCATCGCGCCGGTCGACCTCACCGACCCGGAGCAGGTGCGGAAATTCGTCGAGGACGCCGCCGCGACCTACGGCGGGCTCGACGTGGTCTACAACAACGCGGCGGCGCTCCGCTTCGGCCCGATGCCGGACTTCTCCGTCGAGGCCTGGCGGTACACCATCACCGGCGAACTCGACATTCCGTACTTCGTGTCGAAGTTCGCCTGGCCACACCTGGTCCGGCGCGGTGGTGGCGTCATCATCAACGCCGCCTCCATGGCCGGCATGATCGCCGGTCACGTCCCCCCGATGGTCGGCCACACCGCCGCCAACGCCGGCGTCATCGGCCTGACCCGACAACTCGCGCTCGAAGGCGCGCCGCACGGAATCCGCGCGGTGGCGGTCAGCCCAGGGCCGATCGTCAGCCCCGCAAGTGAGCGCGACCTGGGTGACAACCAGGCGGCTCGGGACGCCATCACCGGCAAGACGCTCCTCAAGCGGTTCGCTCAACCGGAGGAGGTCGCCGAACTGGTGGTGTTCCTGGCCTCCGACCGGGCGTCGTACATCACCGGGGCGAACTACCCGGTCGACGGCGGCGCGACCGCCTGGTGA